The following nucleotide sequence is from Alphaproteobacteria bacterium.
AATGCGGCCTTGCCAAACTAAGCCTTGCCGATTTGCAATCGGTCGAACCGAAATTGACCAAAGAGGCATTCAATACGCTCGATATCGATTTATCGGTCGGCAGCCGCGACAGTTTCGGCGGCACCGCCCCGAAACGGGTTCGGGAATCGGTGAAGGCGGCGAGGAAGAAGTATTTATAGGTATCAGGTACCAGGTATCCGGTTTCAGGTTTTTATAATACCTGCCTGATACCTGGTACCTGAAACCTGAAAAGGAAAGCCCATGTATAAGATGATGATAATTCTGTTATGCAGTTTTCTTCTATTGTCCGCTTGCGGCAAGCGCGGCGGATTGGAAGCGCCGCCCGGCAGCGATCCCAAATATCCGCGCAGTTACCCGCAACAATAATGACCGCAAAACCCACCCCGCGTTCGATGCCGCCGCTGCCGAATATGGGGCCCAATATGGGCTGGCGCGATGTTTTCCGCGCGGTGCGGCAATTGACCGTGGGGGCGGATCACGGCCCGGTAAAAAGATCGAAAAAATTATACGCCGCCTTGGTTTTGATGTGGGAAGACATCGCGCCGCGCATCTGGCCTTATGGCGTGGCGTTATTCGCCTTTATCGGTTTGGCGCTGTTTGAATTGCCTTCGCAATTGCCGGGATTGCTGCACAGTTTATTGCTGGCGGGGCTTGCGGTTTATTTTATCGATGGCGGGGTGAAATTGTTGCGCCATTTGCGCTGGCCATCCGAACGCGAAATTTATCACCGCATCGAACTGGACAGCGAATTGCCGCATCGGCCATTGACATCATTGCAAGATCAGATCATGCCCGGCGCCGACGCGTATCAGCAAGAATGGTGGCGCGTATACCGGCAATATATCGCAACGCATTTACAGCGTCTGCAAGTCAATATGCCGCGATTCGGTTTCGCGCCGTTCGATCCTTACGCATTTCGCAGCGTCTTGTTATTGTTTGTGGTAATTGGCGTGATGCATGCCGGGCGCGATACCGAAAACCGCATTTGGCACGCGTTGCGCCCGGATGTTCCGTCGGCCAGCAGCTTGCTGGAAAGCCTGACGGTGTGGGTACGCCCGCCGGAATACACCAAATTGCCGCAAATTCCACTGCGCCCGGAATTGAAGGATGTCACCGATATTCCGGAACAAAGCCAAATCTATGTGCAATTTTCCGGCGTGAAATCGAATCCTGCTTTTTATATCGATAACGATAAGCAAAATTTGACGGAACTCAATGACAATACCTATCAGGCCAATATCACTGTCGATAAAGCCACGGAAATCCGCGCCTATCTGGGATGGCAGACGCTGGGCAAATGGCCGGTGCAGGTAATTGCCGACACGCCGCCAAAAATAGATTGGGACGGCGATATGTACGCAACCTCTCGCGCGGCGCTGCGCATCGGGTATAAAGGCCAGGATGATTACGGCATCACCAAAGTTTTCGCCGAAATTTCCAAGCCTGGCGAAAAAGAAATCATCACTTTGAAATTGCCGGTATTCACGGTTGGCAAAAACGAAGTCAAAAACTCCAGCTATCACGATATCGCGCATCACCGCTGGGCCGGGCAGAAGGTGCAAGTACGCTTGATCGCCTATGACGCGCGCGATCATATGACGACATCGGCGCCGAAAGAAACCACATTGCCGGAACGCGTGTTCGAACATCCGCTGGCCAAGAAAATCGGCGCGCTGCGCAAGGATTTTATGGAAGGGCGTTTATCGCGGATCGATTTATCCGGCGCGCTCGAAGATATTCTGCAAAATCCAAAATCGTTCGAATATGACGCGAAAGTAACGCTGGGCACGCGCGTGGCGCAACGCCGGGCGCATTTGGCCGATGACGATTCGCAGAATCAAAATATCGCCGATTTAATGTGGGATGTGGCGTTGCGTCTTGAAGATAATGGGATTTCGCTGGCGGAACGCGATCTGCGGTCCTTGGAACAAGCGTTGCAAGACGCGATGGCGCGCGGCGCCAGCCAGGCGGAAATCGATAATCTGCTCGATCAGTTCGAAGAAGCGATGAGCAATTATCTGAACGCCATGTACGAACAAATGATGCAGGAAGATATGGAAGATCTTCCGTCGCTGGATACCAATGCCAATTCGATCGAGGTGGAGGATATTGACCGCATGCTGGCACAAGTGCGGCAATTGATGCGCAGCGGTAATACCGAAGAAGCGCAAAAATTGCTTAGCAAGTTGCAGGAAATGATGGCGAACGTGCGCCAGAACCAAGGCCAGCAATCGGAAGCGACGAAAAAGGCCATGGAGATGATCAAGAAAATGCAGGGTCTGATTCGCGATCAGCAATTGTTGCTGGATTATTCCGCCGCGCAATTGGTGGAAAACGCCAAAATCCCGGAAGGCGCGATTAACAAAATTAAAAAAGACCAGCCGCCAGTCGGCAAGGGATTGAAAGATTTTGTCGATCAAATTACCGCGATGGGCGCGCCAAAAATAGAATCGTTTGAAAAAGCCGGCGCTTCGATCAAGGCGGTGGTCAATGTTGCGGCCGATGCCAAACAGCCGGATAAAACGCGCCGCGAAAATATTTTACTGCATGAAGCCGAAGCGTTGGAACAAATGCGCGCCGGTTTGCAGGAATTGATGAAAAATATGCAAAATTCTGGCGGCGGCGGACAAATGCGCGCTGGATCGGGCCGCCAGGACCCGTTCGGCAGAACGCGGCCAGGCCAAGGGCCGCTCGATGATCCGGATGTGCGCGTTCCCGGCGTGCAGGAATTGCAGCAAACGCGGGAGATATTGGACGAGCTGCAACGCCGCTCCGGCGATTTCGGCCGCCCCGAAATCGAACGCGATTATATCAAGCGGTTGTTGAGACGGTTTTAGGATTAAGTACTAAGCACTCCAATTATCTCCTCCCTCCCTCTTGTGGGGAGGGGCGGTGTGGTGGTATGGTCTATCACTATAGTTCTAATGTGATAATTTGTGTACCCCCACTCAAGAAAATCTAAGCGCTCTTCGATCGCTAATATTTTCTATCTCTCCCCACAAGGGGGAGAGAATGCTTATATTTTTTAATGATGCTCGGAATGTTCCGAAGCTGGCGCAGGTTCCGCTGGCGCTGTTTCAGTATGTTCTGTCGCCGGTGCTTCCGCTGCAGGTTCATGGTCTTGCGCCGCTGGTTCTTCGCTATGTTCTGCGGCCGACGCCGACTGTTTATGTTCCATTGCTGGGGCGGCAGTGGCCGGCGCATCGGAATGTTCGGCCATTTCATGATCCGGCGCGGTAAAGGTAACCAATACGCGGAAATCGGTATTTTCAATCAACGGCAATTTCACGGCAAATGGAATGGTTTCCTTGGGCAGGATTTTTTCGCCGGCCGCCTTGAAGCTGGTTTGATGAAATACTTTATTTTGCCGGTCCAAAGTTTTCGCCAGTAAATCCGGAATGGTCAGAGGACTGTCGGTGTGGTTGACGATATTGCCTTTAATTTCAATTTCGGTCGGTTTATGGACAATTTTATCGCCGGTGCTTTCGTCAATTGTCTCTATTTTGACCAATTCCCAGGCGAGATCGCGAATATCGAGCCCGGCGCCTAAAACCGGCACGGGCATTCCGAATAAATCGTATATCCGGGCGGATGCCGGCCAGTGGCTGACGATCAGGCCGCGTTCGAAGCTGCCCAGGCCGACAATCGATAAAATCAACAAGCCAAATAACACCCACGCTTTTTTGGTGGAATAATGGTTATGTTCTTGCGCGGCATGGCCTTCGGCGGCGGTAGCGGCCAAATGATTGATGGCGGCCATTGGCGGAGCGTCATCGGCCGGTGGCGCTTGATCTGAAACGATTTTTTCAATTGCGGCTTCGATTTGCTCCGGGCTGGGGGCTGGATTATCGACCAATTTCGGTTCCGGCAATTTAAAGAACCACTTATGTTTACACTTGGCGCAAGTGAGGTTCTTGCCTTCCCCAATTTTTTCCGGGGGTATTTTAAATTTGGCCGAACAGGCGGGGCAGGAAATAATCATTAAATAGCAATCACTCGATTAGGCGGCAATAACGCGGCCTGGGATATTAGGCAATTTACTTATTCGCGGATTTATTTTATATCCTGTTACGTCGGCTCAAACAAGCGGACAATCGTGGCAAACTCAAGATTAATGAAGTCTCCTAATGGAACCAATCGTTTCCTGTCATAATGTATCCCTGGCGTTCGAAGAAGACCGTTCGGTGTTAAAGAATATTAACTTTACCCTGGAACCGGGATCGTTTCATTTCTTAACCGGCCCCAGCGGCGCCGGCAAATCGTCTTTACTGCGCTTGCTGTATCTGGCCGAACGGCCGACCGGCGGGTATATCCGCATGTTTGGCGACCGGCTGGATCAATTGCATAACAGCGAACTGCCACTGGTGCGCCGCCGTATCGGTGTGGTGTTTCAGGATTTCCGTTTGTTAAAACATCTAACCGCGCTCGACAACGTTGCCTTGCCGTTACGTGTCGCCGGCGGCAAGAAAAAACAGATTGTCGATCATGTAAAGGAATTATTGTCCTGGGTCGGACTTCAGGACCGGATGGAAGCCTATCCCGATTCTTTGTCCGGCGGCGAACAACAACGCGTCGCGATTGCCCGCGCGGTTGTGACCAAGCCGTCTTTGTTGGTTGCCGATGAACCGACCGGCAACGTCGACGATAAAATGGCGGTGCGTCTGATGCGCCTGTTCGAAGAATTGAATAAAATGGGCACGGCGGTTTTGATCGCGACCCATAACGAGTTTCTGATTCAAAAGTTTTCGCATCCCGTGCTGTATTTGAATCAAGGCACGCTGCACACCACTAAGGATTTAGCCGCATGAAAGCCTGGTTAAGCAAAGCCCGTAAATCGTCCCAAGAATTGCCGTTGCAACGCGACGACAATGCCCGTTTTATGCCGTGGATCATCGCGGTTATGGTGTTTTTATTGACTTTATCGCTGACTTTTTCATTCGCGATGCGCACCGCGATCAATGAATGGAATTCAAGCCTGGTTGCCACCATCACGGTGCAAATTCCGGCGCCGTCCGCGCTCGATACCAAGGGCGATAGCGCCGATATGCGGGTTGAAAAAATTGTCGCATATTTAAAGACGGTCGATGGCATCGAACAAATCCGCGCGGTCGATCCGAAAGAATCGGTTGATTTGCTGGAATCCTGGCTGGGCGAGGGCAATGTACGCAAAGAATTGCCCATTCCGCGTCTTGTCGATTTCAATATTGCCGAAAATGCGGAATTGGACATCATCGCGATTCAGCAAAAAATCGCGTCGCTGGTTCCCGGCGCGGCGATGGACGACCATAAAATGTGGCTGGATGATTTGCTGGCTTTTGGCCAACGGCTGAATTTAATGGCGTATTTTATATCCGGCGTTATTGCCGCATCGACCCTCGCCATGATTGTGTTCGCAACGCGCAGCGGACTTGTAACCCATCACCGCACCATCGGTTTGCTGCATATTATCGGCGCCAAAAATTATTATATTGCCAAGCAATTCGCCCGGAACGTGTTCCTGGTTGGATTGATGGGCGGCATTGGCGGCATGGTTGTGGCTATATTGCTGATGTATGGCATAGCCGAGGCGTTTGACGATATTGTCGGCGGCTTGCTGCCGGATTGGCATTTAACGCCGCTTGCTATCGTATCGATATTGTTGCTGCCGGTCGCGACCGGATTGGTGGCCATGATGGCGGCGGGAATTACCGTGCTGTCGAAATTGGGTAAGACTTTATGACCTGGCTCGTGGTTTTGGACCGCGATGGCGTGATCAACGAAGATCGCGTCGATTATGTAAAATCTGTCGATGAATTTGTGATGATTGATGGCGCCGCCGGCGCTATCGCGCGCATGAATCGAATGGGCTGGCGCGTGGCGGTGGCCACCAACCAGTCCTGCATCGGCAAGGGAATTATTACCGAATCGCGCCTTTATGAAATTCACGACCATATGAACGGTTTGCTGAAAAAATCCGGCGCGCAGATCGACAAAATTTATTTCGCCCCGGATCATCCCGATCGTCCCACCAACCGGCGCAAGCCTGGCCCCGGCATGCTGATTGAGGCGATGATGGATTTTGGCATTTCATCCACCCGCACCATAATGATTGGCGACGCCTTGCGCGATTTACAGGCCGCCAAAGACGCGGGTTGCCGCCGTTGCCTGATTAAAACGGGCAAGGGAGAGGAAACCTTGGCAAGCGGCCTGCCAAGTGATATAAAGCCGTTATTGCTTGCGGATAATTTGAATCACGCGGTCGATTTGGTGATGCAACTTGAGACGGAAAAGAAAACTCTATCATCGTAAGCGCTTTTGGGCTGCGATTATTCTGATCATCCTCGCTTATTTTTGGGGCATGGGATTGAATTGGTATACGCAGCAAATTCCCACCGAACTTGCCGACGATAATTCCAAAACCGATGCGATTGTCGTTTTGACCGGCGGCGTGGAACGGTTGCAAGTCAGTGCCGATTTGTTATTTCAAAAACGCGCTAAAAAATTACTGATCACCGGCGTTGGCGACCGGGTCAAAAATATAGACAGTTTGCATTTGATGTTCCCCAAAAAATTCGATCCAGCGTGTTGCATCGAATTGGGCTACCGCGCCGCCGATACTTATGGCAATGCGATCGAATCGGCGCACTGGATGGAAGAAAATAAATTCACTTCGATGCGGCTGGTGACGGCCGCCTATCACATGCCGCGCAGCCTGATGGAATTTCAAGCCGCGATGCCGAATGTTAAAATTATTGCCCATCCCGTATTTCTGGAACATGTGCGCACCGGCGAATGGTGGCGCTGGCCCGGGACATTTTGGCTGGTGATTGGCGAATACAATAAATATTTGTTCGCCCGGTTGGGGCACGAATTGATCAATATCTATTTTCAGAGAATCGAGAATTAAACCTGATTTTTAAGGCATTTAACCGGGTTTCAGTCTCTATAATCTTATTGACTTTTGTTTCCATTTAAGATTTAATCAGCGGCAATCAACGGCATAAGCCGATTATAAAAATATACATATTTTACAAAGACTTAGTAATATTATTGGGTCTGATGGAGCAACAGGTAATGGCAAAAAACGCAACGATTCCTTCCGCAACTCCGCCAAAGGCTGAAAATCCGCCTAAGGCCGATTTGTTGACCAACAAAGTTTTGGTTGCCGAACCGCAAGAAGGCGAAGTTAAAACCATTACCGTAGAGCCCGGCACGGTGGTCGGCCTGGATTTTGATTTAGGCGAGGCGCAAAGCAGCGTCGACGGTCCAAATTTAATTTTGAATTTCGATAATGACGGCAAAATCGTATTGCTGAATTTTTTCCCGGAAACCGGCGCGCCAAACCGAACCGCCTTGCAAACCCCGGACCAAGAAACCATTCCGGCGGAAAAACTGCTGGCGACTTTGTTGCGTTTAGACACGTTGCAAACCGCCGAAGGCAATGAACAGGGTTCCGGTGCGAATGGCGGCCATGGCAGCGCCTCGTTCACCAGTTTTGATCAGGAATTCACCTTGCCCGGCATTCGTCCAATTGGGTCTGGGCAAGACACCAATTCTTTAAATGCCAATGGCGGCATTGCGCCGTTTATTCCGCAAGCGGCCGCGAATCTGGCAAATTTGTCCGGGTTTGGCGGCGGAAACCCTGGTGGGGGCGGCAATCCAGGTGGTGGAAATCCTGGCGGCGGCGGTAATCCCGGTGACGGTGGTAATCCTGGCGGTGGCGGAAACCCTGGTGATGGCGGAAACCCTGGTGATGGCGGCAATCCCGGCGGTGGCGGCAATCCCCCGGCTTTAAATCCTTTATTCACGGCGGGAAATGATACGGTGAATTTCAATTCCGTGGTTGCCGGAACCTATATCGCAGGCACGCAATATGACGGTCTTGCCGGAAACGACAATGTGATTTTGGCCAACAGTGCGGCCGCGGCCGCAAATGCCGGATTTTCCGGTACGATTTTTCATGCCGGCGCTGGCGATGATTCGGTTACTGGCGGCAACCAAGACGATGTCATTTATGGCGATGACGGCAATGACAATTTGTACGGTCAAGGCGGCGACGATCAGATTTTCGGCGGTCTGGGCAATGACGTTATTACTGGCGGCATCGGCAACGATACGCTGGATGGCGGCGCAGGCGCGGATATTTTGCATGGCAATGACGGCGCCGACACAATTTATGGTGGCGATGGCGATGATATATTGACCGGCGGCGCGGATAACGATGTTTTGAATGGCGATGCGGGTGTTGATCAGCTGGATGGCGGCGACGGCAATGACCGTTTGTTTGGCGGACTTGGCAACGATAGCTTGTATGGCGGTGCTGGCGCCGACTTGTTGAATGGCGGCGATGGCGATGACGCTTTGCATTTTTCGGTCGATGGCGCCCGCAACAGCGTGGCGGTCGCGATCCCGCAACCAATAGATATCAATATTATCAATAATGGCGGCGGTTTTGGCGCGCCTCCTGGCGGCGGTCCCGTGAATCAATTGGATGCGGCGGCAGTGGCGTTGGTCGCCGCTTATCCGATCGGATTTTTCAATATCAGCCACGATACCTATGTTGGCGGCGCTGGTGTCGACACGTTATTTGGCGGCGCGGGCAATGACTGGATTCGCCTATATGCCGATGGCGATCCATTCGCGCCAGGCGTGCCGGTTGGGCCGCGCATTGATGGCGTGGAAATCATCGATGCCGGAGATGGCAATGATTTCGTCGATATGTCCGGCCCGTATAGTTACGGCGATATCACCGTTTACGGCGGCAATGGCAATGATTTTATTCTGACTTTTGCCGGCAATGACAATTTGCATGGCGGCAATGACAGCGATCATATATTTGCCGGCGCTGGCAACGATCATGTGTACGGCGATGCCGGCAATGATTACCTGTTCGGCCAGAATGGCGATGACATTATGGATGGCGGCGCCGGTGACGATTTATTGCGTGGCGGCGACGG
It contains:
- a CDS encoding DUF4175 family protein — translated: MQFSSIVRLRQARRIGSAARQRSQISAQLPATIMTAKPTPRSMPPLPNMGPNMGWRDVFRAVRQLTVGADHGPVKRSKKLYAALVLMWEDIAPRIWPYGVALFAFIGLALFELPSQLPGLLHSLLLAGLAVYFIDGGVKLLRHLRWPSEREIYHRIELDSELPHRPLTSLQDQIMPGADAYQQEWWRVYRQYIATHLQRLQVNMPRFGFAPFDPYAFRSVLLLFVVIGVMHAGRDTENRIWHALRPDVPSASSLLESLTVWVRPPEYTKLPQIPLRPELKDVTDIPEQSQIYVQFSGVKSNPAFYIDNDKQNLTELNDNTYQANITVDKATEIRAYLGWQTLGKWPVQVIADTPPKIDWDGDMYATSRAALRIGYKGQDDYGITKVFAEISKPGEKEIITLKLPVFTVGKNEVKNSSYHDIAHHRWAGQKVQVRLIAYDARDHMTTSAPKETTLPERVFEHPLAKKIGALRKDFMEGRLSRIDLSGALEDILQNPKSFEYDAKVTLGTRVAQRRAHLADDDSQNQNIADLMWDVALRLEDNGISLAERDLRSLEQALQDAMARGASQAEIDNLLDQFEEAMSNYLNAMYEQMMQEDMEDLPSLDTNANSIEVEDIDRMLAQVRQLMRSGNTEEAQKLLSKLQEMMANVRQNQGQQSEATKKAMEMIKKMQGLIRDQQLLLDYSAAQLVENAKIPEGAINKIKKDQPPVGKGLKDFVDQITAMGAPKIESFEKAGASIKAVVNVAADAKQPDKTRRENILLHEAEALEQMRAGLQELMKNMQNSGGGGQMRAGSGRQDPFGRTRPGQGPLDDPDVRVPGVQELQQTREILDELQRRSGDFGRPEIERDYIKRLLRRF
- the ftsE gene encoding cell division ATP-binding protein FtsE, whose protein sequence is MEPIVSCHNVSLAFEEDRSVLKNINFTLEPGSFHFLTGPSGAGKSSLLRLLYLAERPTGGYIRMFGDRLDQLHNSELPLVRRRIGVVFQDFRLLKHLTALDNVALPLRVAGGKKKQIVDHVKELLSWVGLQDRMEAYPDSLSGGEQQRVAIARAVVTKPSLLVADEPTGNVDDKMAVRLMRLFEELNKMGTAVLIATHNEFLIQKFSHPVLYLNQGTLHTTKDLAA
- a CDS encoding FtsX-like permease family protein → MKAWLSKARKSSQELPLQRDDNARFMPWIIAVMVFLLTLSLTFSFAMRTAINEWNSSLVATITVQIPAPSALDTKGDSADMRVEKIVAYLKTVDGIEQIRAVDPKESVDLLESWLGEGNVRKELPIPRLVDFNIAENAELDIIAIQQKIASLVPGAAMDDHKMWLDDLLAFGQRLNLMAYFISGVIAASTLAMIVFATRSGLVTHHRTIGLLHIIGAKNYYIAKQFARNVFLVGLMGGIGGMVVAILLMYGIAEAFDDIVGGLLPDWHLTPLAIVSILLLPVATGLVAMMAAGITVLSKLGKTL
- the gmhB gene encoding D-glycero-beta-D-manno-heptose 1,7-bisphosphate 7-phosphatase, with translation MTWLVVLDRDGVINEDRVDYVKSVDEFVMIDGAAGAIARMNRMGWRVAVATNQSCIGKGIITESRLYEIHDHMNGLLKKSGAQIDKIYFAPDHPDRPTNRRKPGPGMLIEAMMDFGISSTRTIMIGDALRDLQAAKDAGCRRCLIKTGKGEETLASGLPSDIKPLLLADNLNHAVDLVMQLETEKKTLSS
- a CDS encoding YdcF family protein encodes the protein MGLNWYTQQIPTELADDNSKTDAIVVLTGGVERLQVSADLLFQKRAKKLLITGVGDRVKNIDSLHLMFPKKFDPACCIELGYRAADTYGNAIESAHWMEENKFTSMRLVTAAYHMPRSLMEFQAAMPNVKIIAHPVFLEHVRTGEWWRWPGTFWLVIGEYNKYLFARLGHELINIYFQRIEN
- a CDS encoding calcium-binding protein, which produces MNFNSVVAGTYIAGTQYDGLAGNDNVILANSAAAAANAGFSGTIFHAGAGDDSVTGGNQDDVIYGDDGNDNLYGQGGDDQIFGGLGNDVITGGIGNDTLDGGAGADILHGNDGADTIYGGDGDDILTGGADNDVLNGDAGVDQLDGGDGNDRLFGGLGNDSLYGGAGADLLNGGDGDDALHFSVDGARNSVAVAIPQPIDINIINNGGGFGAPPGGGPVNQLDAAAVALVAAYPIGFFNISHDTYVGGAGVDTLFGGAGNDWIRLYADGDPFAPGVPVGPRIDGVEIIDAGDGNDFVDMSGPYSYGDITVYGGNGNDFILTFAGNDNLHGGNDSDHIFAGAGNDHVYGDAGNDYLFGQNGDDIMDGGAGDDLLRGGDGNDQLLGGDGNDTLYGDAGNDFLGGKLGDDILHGGAGNDQLEGGIGNDQLYGDDGIDVVYGGDGNDFADGGEGNDTIYGNSGDDNLFGKGGNDTIYGNDGNDHIEGGTGTDTIHGGDGNDWLDGSGGDDILYGDAGNDVMLGHEGSDQLIGGAGADTYLWQGGDLFGGGVDQVYGFTTGSDTLDVRALLAGYNGTITDFVRFVDGIGQTTMQVDVFGNGSSWQNLAILHGVTFGGGTVKYTDIIAA